From Halotia branconii CENA392, the proteins below share one genomic window:
- a CDS encoding o-succinylbenzoate synthase, with product MVNYKFKFRPYQRKFARSLTTSHGNWDIRKGIILRLSDETGKVGWGEIAPISWFGSETLEQALDFCHQLPTELTEEIIFSIPDELPACQFGFESALGEAGEQHFDFAQWAGSREQGKKITNAPCPMPNSGLLSAGEVALAQWQVLWEQGYRTFKWKIGVDAIAQELKVFKSLVHRLPSSAKLRLDANGGLSYEEANLWLETCDRLWANIEFIEQPLPVEKFPQMLELNRCYATAIALDESVATLKQLTTCYAKGWRGIFVIKPGIVGSPSRLRQFCQQHKIDAVFSSVFETAIGRQAALQLATALSQKNRAVGFGVNHFFAQEETWLQDLCKDL from the coding sequence GTGGTAAATTATAAATTTAAATTTCGTCCTTATCAGCGAAAATTTGCGCGATCGCTGACTACCAGTCATGGTAATTGGGATATTCGTAAAGGTATTATCCTTCGTCTTAGCGATGAAACAGGTAAAGTCGGTTGGGGAGAAATTGCCCCCATTAGTTGGTTTGGTTCGGAAACTTTAGAACAAGCTTTAGATTTTTGTCATCAATTACCAACAGAACTCACAGAAGAAATAATTTTTTCCATCCCAGACGAGTTACCTGCTTGTCAGTTTGGCTTTGAGTCAGCGCTAGGGGAAGCAGGGGAGCAGCACTTCGACTTCGCTCAGTGGGCAGGGAGCAGGGAGCAGGGGAAGAAAATAACCAATGCCCCATGCCCAATGCCCAATAGCGGTTTATTGTCAGCTGGAGAAGTGGCATTAGCACAATGGCAAGTGCTGTGGGAGCAAGGATATCGGACGTTTAAATGGAAAATTGGGGTAGATGCGATCGCTCAGGAATTAAAAGTTTTTAAATCACTTGTTCACAGATTACCAAGTTCTGCCAAGCTGCGATTAGATGCTAATGGTGGACTTAGTTATGAAGAAGCGAACTTATGGCTAGAAACTTGCGATCGCCTCTGGGCAAATATTGAGTTTATTGAACAGCCTTTACCTGTTGAAAAATTTCCGCAAATGTTGGAATTGAATAGATGTTATGCAACTGCGATCGCTTTAGATGAATCTGTCGCCACACTTAAGCAACTCACTACCTGTTATGCAAAAGGCTGGCGAGGAATTTTTGTGATAAAACCGGGGATAGTAGGTTCACCATCGCGTCTTCGGCAGTTTTGTCAACAGCATAAAATAGATGCTGTATTTTCATCAGTATTTGAAACTGCGATTGGTAGACAAGCTGCCCTCCAATTAGCAACAGCATTATCCCAAAAAAATAGGGCAGTTGGTTTTGGCGTTAACCACTTTTTTGCCCAAGAGGAAACTTGGTTACAAGATCTATGCAAAGACCTTTAG
- the menA gene encoding 2-carboxy-1,4-naphthoquinone phytyltransferase, which produces MTTKQVSHPKTKLWMAAIKPPMYSVAIMPIWVGTAVAFAETKIFNLVVFSTFVAAAILILAWENISNDVFDSETGIDQNKHHSLVNLTGNKRLIFWLGNLSLISGLLGIIAIATWQKDPTVIWIILLCCGLGYVYQGPPFRLGYQGLGEIICFFAFGPLAVTAAYYSQTSTWSMTSLAASIIVGIPTTLILFCSHFHQVKDDIAAGKRSPVVRLGTVKAAQLLYWFTGSIYPFTLLFVLLGVFPSWTLLSWLSLPYAVKLCRHVQQNHYLPEKVSNCKFIAVKMHFWSCLLFGLGFMI; this is translated from the coding sequence ATGACTACAAAGCAGGTTTCACATCCTAAAACGAAGTTATGGATGGCGGCAATTAAACCGCCAATGTATAGCGTTGCGATTATGCCCATTTGGGTAGGAACAGCGGTTGCCTTTGCAGAAACCAAGATTTTTAATCTAGTAGTATTTTCCACTTTTGTAGCTGCGGCGATTTTAATTCTGGCCTGGGAAAATATTAGTAATGATGTCTTTGATTCGGAAACAGGAATCGATCAAAATAAACATCATTCTCTAGTAAATTTAACTGGTAACAAGCGACTAATATTCTGGTTAGGAAATTTAAGTTTAATTTCGGGTTTGTTAGGAATAATAGCGATCGCTACTTGGCAAAAAGACCCCACTGTCATCTGGATAATTCTACTATGTTGTGGTTTAGGCTACGTTTATCAAGGGCCGCCCTTTCGCTTAGGATACCAGGGTTTAGGCGAGATAATTTGCTTTTTTGCTTTTGGCCCTTTAGCAGTCACGGCAGCATATTACAGCCAAACCTCAACTTGGTCAATGACAAGTTTAGCAGCCTCGATAATTGTAGGCATTCCCACAACTTTAATTTTATTTTGCTCCCACTTTCATCAAGTTAAGGATGACATAGCCGCGGGCAAGCGATCGCCTGTTGTCCGGTTGGGTACGGTAAAAGCTGCTCAACTGCTGTATTGGTTCACTGGCAGTATTTATCCTTTTACTTTACTGTTTGTGTTACTGGGCGTTTTCCCAAGTTGGACATTGTTAAGTTGGCTAAGTTTGCCTTATGCCGTTAAGTTATGCCGTCATGTCCAACAAAATCATTATTTACCAGAAAAAGTTAGTAACTGTAAATTCATCGCCGTCAAAATGCATTTTTGGAGCTGCTTATTGTTCGGTTTGGGATTTATGATTTAG
- a CDS encoding isochorismate synthase: MTVSPCRNNFFVKHKDLYQFLLSVQKSCLKNDCKQIVSISLDIDWVDPLVVLDQLTQANEINFYFENKGKEEAIAAIDAVAKLQVDGQERFMQAEDFIKSCLKNIVNFGNINQPFAGSHFFCYFSFFDQNSQVNYPFPSATIFLPRWQIAVKNQHCTLVNNIIVNARVDVQKIIQNLQNKLKLIDSLEYHSSKLDYFPVKYRKKPVTNSAQFKRSVVSALEKINSSRLSKIVLADALDVKSKNHFNLYKSLDNLRQIHPNCYIFSTSNGKGQNFIGASPERLISIHNQQLITDALAGSAPRGKTPAEDAANANHLLNSEKERHEHLLVIDFITQRLSQLGLLPRILAPRLRQLSNIQHLWTPISAVVPTNVHPLKIVSQLHPTPAVAGAARDVACAEIRRYESFERGLYAAPLGWIDSQGNCEFIVGIRSALIDGDRARLYAGAGIVAGSDPEKEFAEVQLKLQALLKALV; encoded by the coding sequence ATGACAGTTTCACCATGTCGTAACAACTTCTTTGTTAAACACAAAGATTTATATCAATTTCTGTTATCCGTTCAAAAAAGTTGTCTCAAAAATGATTGCAAGCAAATTGTCAGTATTTCGCTAGATATTGACTGGGTAGATCCTTTAGTTGTATTAGATCAACTTACGCAAGCAAATGAAATAAATTTTTACTTTGAGAATAAAGGTAAAGAAGAAGCGATCGCAGCCATTGATGCTGTAGCAAAATTGCAAGTTGATGGACAAGAGCGTTTTATGCAAGCTGAAGATTTTATCAAATCTTGTCTAAAAAATATAGTTAATTTTGGTAATATTAATCAACCCTTTGCAGGTTCTCATTTTTTTTGTTATTTCAGCTTTTTTGATCAAAATTCTCAAGTCAATTATCCATTTCCATCTGCTACTATTTTCCTACCTCGTTGGCAAATAGCTGTTAAGAATCAGCACTGCACATTAGTAAATAATATAATTGTCAACGCCAGGGTAGATGTGCAGAAGATTATCCAAAATTTGCAGAATAAGCTGAAACTTATAGACTCTTTAGAGTATCATTCTTCAAAGCTTGATTATTTTCCTGTAAAATATCGTAAAAAACCTGTTACTAATTCTGCACAATTTAAACGCTCTGTTGTATCTGCCCTAGAAAAAATTAATTCTAGTCGTTTAAGTAAGATTGTGCTGGCTGATGCATTAGATGTCAAATCAAAAAATCATTTTAACTTATATAAATCTTTAGATAATCTCCGACAAATACATCCTAACTGTTATATTTTTTCTACCAGCAATGGTAAAGGACAAAACTTTATTGGAGCCAGTCCAGAAAGATTAATTAGTATTCATAACCAACAGTTAATTACTGATGCTTTGGCCGGTTCTGCACCTAGAGGTAAAACCCCAGCCGAAGATGCAGCTAATGCGAATCATTTACTTAATAGTGAAAAAGAAAGACATGAACATTTGCTAGTGATTGATTTTATTACACAACGCTTATCACAGTTAGGTTTGTTACCTCGAATACTAGCACCACGCTTGCGACAATTATCTAACATTCAGCATTTATGGACACCAATTAGTGCCGTAGTTCCTACTAACGTCCACCCATTAAAGATTGTCTCCCAACTGCATCCGACACCAGCCGTTGCCGGTGCAGCCAGAGATGTCGCCTGTGCCGAAATTCGTCGTTATGAAAGCTTTGAGAGAGGTTTATATGCTGCGCCTCTAGGTTGGATAGATTCTCAGGGAAACTGTGAATTTATAGTTGGCATTCGTTCAGCATTGATCGATGGCGATCGCGCTAGGTTATATGCTGGTGCTGGGATAGTCGCTGGTTCCGATCCCGAAAAAGAGTTTGCAGAGGTACAACTTAAGCTTCAAGCTTTACTCAAAGCATTAGTTTGA